The DNA region CTCACCCGGTCCCCAGGTGACGATGGGCGTGCGCCCGGCCTCGATGAGCGCCCGGGCCGCGGCGGCGAAGGCCTCCGGGGGGATTCGCCTGGGCCCGAGCCGACCACCGGGATTGATGACCGCGTGGGGCGTCGTCTCGGCCTCCTCGAGGATGGCGCGGAAGGTGTCCCGCACGTTGGGCTCGCGGAAGGAGAGCCCCTTGGACAGCGCGCCTCCCGTCACCGGGGAGAGGAGGTGGGTGCGCTGGAGCGCCTCGCTGCGGGTGTCCGTGAGGGCCGGGACGGAGACGGAGGTGAGATAGGAGACAGGCCAGACGCGGGGCCCCACGACGATGGCCCGAGGCCCCACGAGCCGGGACACGATCGCGCTCGTCACCGAGGGGACTTCCCAGTTGGCGCAGTCCACGACCAGGTCGTAGCCCTCCTTGCGCAGCGCGCGGATGCCGGGCGCGAGCACGCCCAGCCACAGGCGGCGGCGGTCGAACGCGATGACCGAATCCGCGTCCGGATGACCGGAGAGCACGCGCGCCACCTTCGCGTGGACCAGGACATGGACCTCCGGCGCGGGGTGGATGTGCTCCTTGAGCGTGCGCAGCAGGGGGGTGGTGAGGAGCGCCTCGCCCACGCGGTTGTCGGGCCGCACGAGCAGCACCTTCCGTGGGGTGGGGAGGGGACGACCAGGACGAAGCCGGCGACCCGGGCGCCAGAACAGGGCGGACGCCACGAGTGCCAGCACCAGCTTCGCCCACAATTCGAGCCGCTTGAGCCAGGACATCGCGGCGCGGACCCTACACAGAACTGGAAGGCGTGCAAGCACGTGGCTTGACCTGCGGGCGGAAAGCCCCTAGCAACCGCCCAATGCTGAAGAGCATGACCGGGTTTGGCGCGGGCCGCGCGCGCGTGGGCGACGAGGAAGTCTCCGTCGAGGTGCGCTCTCTCAACCACAAGTTCTGCGAGGTGAAGGCGCGGCTGCCTCGCGAGCTGGCTTCGCTGGAGCCGGCGCTGACGAAGCAGGTGAAGGACCGACTGGCTCGTGGCTCGGTGGAGCTGCTGGTGAAGCGCCAGGCGTCCACCGCCTCGGGGACGGTGCCCACCGTGGACCTGAACCTGGCGCGCGAGTACCTGCGCACCTTCCGGGACCTGGCGCGGGAGTTGGGGCTGCCGGAGGAGGTCTCCTGGGCGCAGATCGCCAACCAGCAGGGGGTCGTCCGCCTGGAGGAGAAGGGCGTGGACCTCGAGTCCGCGACGCCGGCGGTGATGACCGCGTTGGACCAGGCCCTCTCCGCGCTGGAGAAGATGCGGCTCGTCGAGGGCGAGGCCATCCGGGCGGACCTCGATGCGCGCATGAAGCTCCTGGAGGGCTGGAGCCGCGAGGTCGCGCAGCTGGCGCCCCGCGCCGTGCAGGAGTACCAGCAGCGGCTCACCGAGCGCGTGGCCGAACTGGCCCGGGGCGTCGCGGTGGACCCTCAGCGGCTGGCGCAGGAGGTGGCCCTCTTCGCCGAGCGCACGGACATCGCCGAGGAGGTGACGCGCCTGGCGAGTCACCTCGAGCAGTTCCGTGTCCTCATGGCCAGCAGCGAGCCCGCTGGCCGCCGAATGGATTTCCTCGTGCAGGAGATGCACCGCGAGGTGAACACGACCGGCTCCAAGAGCCAGCACGCGGACATCTCCGCGCGCGTGGTGTCGATGAAGGCCGAGGTCGAGCGCATCCGCGAACAGGTGCAGAACATCGAATGAGCGAACCCACCGTCCTTCAGCCCGGCCTGTTGCTCGTCCTCTCCGCCCCCTCGGGCGCGGGGAAGACCTCCCTCGCGAGGCGCCTCCTCAAGGAGACCCC from Myxococcus stipitatus includes:
- a CDS encoding YicC/YloC family endoribonuclease; this encodes MLKSMTGFGAGRARVGDEEVSVEVRSLNHKFCEVKARLPRELASLEPALTKQVKDRLARGSVELLVKRQASTASGTVPTVDLNLAREYLRTFRDLARELGLPEEVSWAQIANQQGVVRLEEKGVDLESATPAVMTALDQALSALEKMRLVEGEAIRADLDARMKLLEGWSREVAQLAPRAVQEYQQRLTERVAELARGVAVDPQRLAQEVALFAERTDIAEEVTRLASHLEQFRVLMASSEPAGRRMDFLVQEMHREVNTTGSKSQHADISARVVSMKAEVERIREQVQNIE
- a CDS encoding glycosyltransferase family 9 protein encodes the protein MSWLKRLELWAKLVLALVASALFWRPGRRLRPGRPLPTPRKVLLVRPDNRVGEALLTTPLLRTLKEHIHPAPEVHVLVHAKVARVLSGHPDADSVIAFDRRRLWLGVLAPGIRALRKEGYDLVVDCANWEVPSVTSAIVSRLVGPRAIVVGPRVWPVSYLTSVSVPALTDTRSEALQRTHLLSPVTGGALSKGLSFREPNVRDTFRAILEEAETTPHAVINPGGRLGPRRIPPEAFAAAARALIEAGRTPIVTWGPGEEALARAVVEKAPGARFAPPTNLDELAALMRSAGLTVCNNTGPMHLSVSVGAPTLAFFLRMDMPRWGHAYAPHRMVDLTSLVDGAGGVGLEERAAEEARAFATALAR